In Symphalangus syndactylus isolate Jambi chromosome 14, NHGRI_mSymSyn1-v2.1_pri, whole genome shotgun sequence, one DNA window encodes the following:
- the LOC129461989 gene encoding large ribosomal subunit protein eL39, giving the protein MSSHKTFRIKRFLAKKQKQNRPIPQWIRMKTGNKIRYNSKRRHWRRTKLGL; this is encoded by the coding sequence ATGTCTTCTCACAAGACTTTCAGGATTAAGCGATTCCTggccaagaaacaaaagcaaaatcgtCCCATTCCCCAGTGGATTCGgatgaaaactggaaataaaatcaGGTACAACTCCAAAAGGAGACATTGGAGAAGAACCAAGCTGGGTCTGTAA